In Pirellulales bacterium, the following proteins share a genomic window:
- a CDS encoding efflux RND transporter permease subunit codes for MLNAIIRFALQHRLLVIAAALFVLGYGGWQLYQLPIDVFPDLNRPRVTVMTEVPGMAPEEVEALITFPLEAALNGATGVQAVRSSSGIGLSVVNVEFNWGTDIYIDRQIVAEKLSLVADRMPEGVKPQLAPISSIMGQIMIVGMWSEGNKTSPLEMRTLADWVVRQRLLTIPGVSQVLPMGGGRKQFQVLVNPDSMLSFGVNLHEIESALEKSNSNVTGGYLDGQGPNEFLVRSLGRIQSVEDLSKLVVKIRRGLPVLLSQVAKVIEGPEVKRGDSSAFVRQDNGDFAGGPSVILTVNKQPGTDTRQLTEHVTKALEELKASLPPDVRIAPELYQQKRFIDLAIHNVIEALRDGGILVAIILFVFLLNFRTTFITLTAIPLSIVVTGLVFKWFDMSINTMTLGGLAVAIGELVDDAIVDVENIYRRLRENRLSASPKSPLLVVFQASAEIRNSIVFSTLIIVLVFIPLFALSGMEGRLFTPLGIAYIVSILASLVVSLTVTPVLSYWLLPNSRVTHREKESFVLRGLKWLAAKVIGLSLRMPKPVLVAAVAAVVLSGIAMLRMQSDFMPPFDEGVAQLNVLLPPGTSLQRSKEVATMVERRLQKIQGVEGFVVRTGRAELDEHIIGVNMSEVIISFDPKSGRSREVVLDDIREAMADIPGIVTSVEQPLAHLISAMLSGVQAQVAIKLYGDDLDVLRAKLKEMQQIVAGVPGVKDLMPEPQIQIPQLRIELDRDQLARYGLTPGDVNEFIETAMHGRVISEVLQGQRTFDLFVRLDERYRENLDALNRMSLDLPEGGTTPLSSVAKIYPAGGPNTINREQVRRRIVLQCNTAGRGLVDVVQDIKARLKPVEASLPTGYFIEYGGQFQSQQSASRMIAVLFCLSLAGMFLVLFTMFRSVNFALQVMAALPMAFIGAVAAIILTGQTLTIASMVGFISLCGIATRNGILLLDHYLHLVKYEGETWSRQMMIRAGQERLAPVLMTALTAGIGLVPLAMAAGQPGKEILYPVATVIIGGLISSTLLEFFVRPALFWTIGRKAGQHIVEEHHAEIELKEAEMHRPMKSPELPSPSDVISDREKIRELSRDSVAGDGSPARE; via the coding sequence ATGTTGAATGCCATTATCCGTTTTGCGCTGCAACATCGGTTGCTCGTCATCGCCGCCGCATTGTTCGTTCTCGGTTATGGCGGCTGGCAACTGTATCAACTGCCAATCGATGTATTTCCCGATCTAAACCGCCCGCGCGTAACGGTGATGACCGAAGTGCCGGGCATGGCCCCCGAGGAAGTCGAGGCCCTGATTACCTTTCCGTTGGAAGCGGCACTTAACGGTGCCACCGGAGTCCAAGCAGTCCGCAGCTCCTCCGGCATTGGCCTCTCCGTCGTCAATGTGGAGTTCAATTGGGGCACCGACATCTACATTGACCGGCAAATTGTTGCGGAGAAACTCTCCCTGGTCGCCGACCGTATGCCTGAGGGCGTAAAGCCCCAATTGGCTCCGATTTCCTCGATCATGGGGCAAATTATGATTGTCGGAATGTGGAGCGAAGGGAATAAAACCAGCCCTTTGGAAATGCGAACCCTTGCGGATTGGGTGGTTCGGCAGCGGCTCTTGACCATTCCCGGCGTGTCGCAGGTTTTGCCGATGGGCGGGGGCCGCAAGCAATTTCAAGTGCTCGTCAATCCCGATTCGATGCTTTCCTTCGGCGTCAACTTGCATGAGATTGAGTCGGCCCTCGAAAAAAGCAACAGCAATGTCACCGGCGGCTATCTCGACGGCCAAGGCCCCAACGAATTCCTGGTCCGCTCATTGGGTCGAATTCAATCGGTAGAGGATTTGAGTAAACTCGTGGTAAAGATTCGCAGAGGACTACCGGTTCTCTTGTCGCAGGTGGCAAAAGTAATCGAGGGGCCGGAGGTCAAGCGGGGTGATAGTTCCGCGTTCGTTCGACAAGACAATGGCGATTTCGCGGGCGGTCCGTCCGTAATTTTGACGGTCAACAAGCAGCCGGGGACCGACACTCGGCAATTGACCGAACACGTTACGAAAGCCTTGGAGGAACTGAAGGCTTCGCTTCCGCCTGACGTCCGCATCGCCCCCGAGTTATATCAGCAGAAAAGGTTTATCGACCTTGCAATCCACAACGTCATTGAGGCGTTGCGCGACGGCGGTATCCTGGTCGCCATTATTCTGTTTGTATTTCTGCTCAACTTTCGCACAACGTTCATCACGCTCACCGCCATCCCGCTATCCATTGTGGTTACGGGACTGGTGTTCAAATGGTTCGACATGTCGATCAACACCATGACGCTGGGTGGTTTGGCCGTAGCCATCGGCGAATTGGTGGACGACGCCATCGTGGACGTGGAGAACATCTACCGCCGTTTGCGAGAAAATCGGCTCAGTGCCAGTCCCAAGTCGCCGTTACTGGTGGTTTTTCAAGCAAGTGCGGAGATTCGCAACTCCATCGTCTTCAGCACGCTGATTATTGTGCTGGTGTTCATTCCGCTGTTTGCCCTAAGCGGAATGGAAGGACGATTGTTCACGCCCTTGGGAATCGCCTATATCGTCTCGATCCTTGCTTCGCTGGTGGTTTCCCTAACCGTAACGCCGGTGTTGTCCTACTGGCTTTTGCCCAATTCCCGCGTTACGCACCGTGAGAAAGAGAGTTTCGTACTCCGGGGACTAAAATGGCTAGCGGCCAAGGTTATCGGTCTCAGCCTGCGAATGCCAAAGCCGGTTTTGGTCGCCGCCGTGGCGGCGGTCGTTTTGAGCGGAATAGCGATGTTGCGTATGCAAAGCGATTTCATGCCGCCTTTCGACGAGGGCGTTGCCCAATTGAACGTGCTCTTGCCTCCGGGGACTTCTCTTCAACGATCCAAAGAAGTCGCCACGATGGTCGAACGACGGTTGCAGAAAATCCAAGGCGTCGAAGGATTCGTCGTCCGCACGGGACGTGCCGAACTCGACGAGCATATCATCGGCGTCAACATGAGCGAGGTCATCATTAGTTTCGATCCTAAGAGCGGGCGAAGCCGCGAGGTGGTGCTCGACGACATCCGTGAGGCAATGGCTGACATTCCCGGCATCGTTACCAGCGTTGAGCAACCGCTTGCCCACCTGATTTCAGCGATGCTTTCCGGCGTTCAGGCGCAAGTCGCCATAAAGCTATACGGGGATGACCTGGATGTATTGCGGGCCAAACTCAAGGAAATGCAGCAGATCGTTGCCGGAGTGCCAGGTGTGAAGGACTTGATGCCGGAACCCCAAATTCAAATTCCCCAACTTCGGATTGAATTGGACCGCGACCAGCTTGCCCGCTACGGCTTGACCCCAGGCGACGTGAATGAGTTCATCGAAACGGCCATGCACGGCAGGGTTATCTCCGAAGTGCTTCAGGGACAACGGACTTTCGATCTTTTTGTGCGGCTCGATGAACGATACCGCGAAAACCTCGATGCCCTAAATCGAATGTCGCTTGATCTGCCCGAGGGAGGAACGACACCTCTGTCGTCGGTCGCCAAGATTTACCCGGCGGGCGGTCCTAACACAATCAATCGGGAACAAGTCCGGCGGCGGATCGTCTTGCAGTGCAACACGGCGGGCCGAGGTTTGGTCGATGTAGTCCAAGACATCAAGGCGCGACTTAAACCGGTCGAAGCATCGCTGCCGACCGGCTACTTCATCGAGTACGGTGGGCAGTTTCAGAGCCAACAATCGGCTTCGCGGATGATCGCCGTTCTGTTTTGCCTGTCACTTGCCGGGATGTTTCTGGTACTGTTCACGATGTTCCGTTCGGTTAATTTCGCGCTCCAAGTGATGGCCGCGCTGCCTATGGCCTTCATCGGCGCGGTAGCGGCGATCATTTTAACCGGCCAAACGCTTACCATTGCCAGTATGGTCGGATTCATTTCCTTGTGTGGTATTGCTACGCGAAATGGCATCCTCTTGTTGGATCACTACCTGCATTTAGTGAAATACGAGGGAGAAACATGGTCCCGACAAATGATGATTCGGGCAGGGCAGGAGCGGTTAGCCCCCGTGCTTATGACCGCCCTAACGGCAGGTATTGGCTTGGTTCCCTTGGCGATGGCCGCCGGTCAGCCGGGCAAGGAAATCCTTTACCCGGTGGCCACGGTCATTATCGGCGGGCTAATCAGCAGTACGCTCCTCGAATTCTTTGTGCGACCGGCACTATTCTGGACTATCGGGCGGAAGGCGGGACAGCACATTGTCGAAGAGCACCATGCTGAAATCGAATTGAAGGAAGCCGAAATGCATCGGCCAATGAAAAGCCCTGAATTACCGAGTCCATCTGACGTAATTTCAGATCGTGAAAAGATTCGGGAGTTGTCTCGTGACTCCGTAGCAGGCGATGGCAGTCCTGCCCGTGAATGA
- a CDS encoding tetratricopeptide repeat protein, translating to MSTKGLFMMPTKHSQRRTGGFVVIIISACFNLMSSPVSGSPIIEPASQTTPLLAPEPARQSRSNAENHAVDMISRFDVYEKRISRYLDIDAFTDERDARGEYVNLLARVFGDGDWHTVTQRLYHESIGRVCRLTSKQQSLIVKARKSWKEGTRLRGSHKYLSALASFEDASRIYRELLGDNDVWTIAARVETAQMQQMSHKFKEAKATLENVVPQIKALYGEDDPCYAEMLQSLGVVNFNLASYDQSEIQFRTSLKIQQITNGVESYQASIGHYHLAYMYNQRRQFLEAESEAKSASRIVARMLPDKYMENILALWQLGRSRLGQEKHAEAASDLARAIQLIDAYGISPPDSFYMEILDAYATALQKLNRDEEAAKYRSRADALRAKQQKNQDHKKEKDAK from the coding sequence TTGTCCACTAAAGGATTGTTTATGATGCCAACTAAACATTCTCAGCGCAGGACGGGCGGATTTGTTGTGATTATCATTTCTGCATGTTTCAACTTAATGTCATCGCCAGTTTCCGGCAGCCCCATAATTGAGCCAGCCTCCCAAACAACACCGCTTCTCGCTCCTGAGCCTGCCCGGCAATCAAGGAGTAATGCTGAAAACCATGCGGTGGACATGATAAGTCGTTTTGATGTTTATGAAAAACGCATCAGTCGTTACTTAGACATTGATGCTTTTACGGACGAGCGAGATGCGAGAGGCGAGTACGTCAATCTGCTTGCTCGTGTCTTTGGAGATGGTGATTGGCATACCGTCACCCAACGATTGTACCACGAGAGTATTGGTCGCGTCTGTCGGCTCACGTCGAAACAGCAGTCTTTGATCGTAAAGGCGCGCAAATCATGGAAGGAGGGAACTCGGCTAAGAGGTTCCCACAAATATCTGAGCGCTCTGGCTTCGTTTGAAGACGCATCCCGTATTTACCGGGAACTCCTGGGAGATAACGACGTGTGGACGATTGCCGCACGTGTGGAAACTGCACAAATGCAACAAATGAGTCATAAGTTCAAGGAGGCCAAGGCTACGCTGGAAAATGTTGTGCCCCAGATCAAAGCGTTATATGGCGAAGATGATCCGTGTTATGCGGAAATGCTGCAAAGTCTTGGAGTTGTGAATTTCAATCTTGCTTCCTACGATCAGTCTGAAATCCAATTCCGTACATCTCTTAAAATCCAGCAAATTACCAATGGCGTCGAATCGTATCAGGCTTCCATCGGCCATTACCACCTCGCCTACATGTATAACCAGCGACGGCAGTTTCTGGAAGCGGAATCCGAAGCAAAAAGCGCCTCCCGAATTGTCGCCCGGATGCTCCCGGACAAGTACATGGAAAATATTTTGGCATTGTGGCAACTTGGCCGGAGCCGGTTGGGCCAAGAGAAACATGCCGAGGCCGCCTCGGACTTGGCCCGTGCAATCCAACTGATCGATGCTTATGGCATTTCACCTCCCGATTCGTTTTACATGGAGATTTTGGACGCTTATGCGACGGCGCTCCAGAAGCTAAATCGTGATGAAGAGGCGGCAAAGTATCGATCACGAGCCGACGCATTGCGAGCGAAGCAGCAAAAGAACCAAGACCATAAAAAGGAGAAAGATGCCAAATAA
- the cadA gene encoding cadmium-translocating P-type ATPase: MAKIRLKIIGMDCAEEVAVLKAELMPVSGVQELAFDILHGTVTVTYADGHLEPNDLIRAVSRTGMRADIFNESNLAAPNETTWQHRSRIATTAMSGLFIATGFFVHAIAVGWKTAFGEHGTVSIPVIAQGFYLLAIFAGAWFVLPKAWIALRRIRPDMNLLMVVAIAGAIFIGEWFEAATVSFLFALSLALEGWSVGRARRAIAALMQMTPPQARVVGDDGTETMIAVESVPVGSRLLVKPGERIPLDGTVFTGQTAINQAPITGESMPVSKTVGDEVFAGTINQDGAIEIIASKTAGETTLAHIIQLVQEAQSKRSPSEQWVEKFARYYTPAVMSLAIAVALIPPLMGGSWSQWFYEGLVLLVIACPCALVISTPVSIVASLAAAAKHGVLIKGGMYVELPARIRAIALDKTGTLTEGRPEVTRIIPLSGHNEAELLRIAAAIELRSEHPLAKAVVRHAAKLGINPEAVDTYQAVKGKGATASMSGRAVWIGSHRYLEERGEETAEMHQWMEEISADGNSVVVVGEDGHVCGIIALADRVRQNARTAILDMKAAGIGHVVMLTGDNRPTAQAIARITAMDEFHAELLPQDKIAAIDDLVREHGIVGMVGDGVNDAPALARANLGIAMGAVGTDAAMETADIVLMTDDLSRLPWLVRHSRRTLRIIRQNIFASLTVKAMFVVLTLFGHASLWAAIAADMGISLLVVFNALRLLRG, from the coding sequence ATGGCCAAGATTCGTCTCAAAATTATCGGCATGGATTGTGCGGAGGAAGTCGCCGTACTCAAAGCTGAACTCATGCCCGTCTCCGGTGTTCAGGAGTTGGCGTTCGACATTCTTCACGGCACGGTGACGGTGACTTATGCTGATGGTCATCTTGAGCCAAATGATCTTATTCGTGCCGTGAGCCGGACTGGAATGAGGGCAGACATATTCAATGAATCGAATCTCGCGGCACCGAACGAGACCACTTGGCAACACCGAAGCCGAATCGCAACGACCGCAATGAGCGGACTCTTCATTGCCACCGGTTTTTTCGTTCACGCTATCGCGGTGGGTTGGAAAACGGCTTTCGGAGAACATGGAACCGTATCGATACCCGTGATCGCTCAGGGATTTTACTTGCTGGCGATCTTTGCCGGTGCATGGTTCGTTTTGCCAAAAGCGTGGATCGCATTGCGCCGAATACGCCCCGATATGAATCTGCTCATGGTCGTTGCGATTGCTGGGGCGATCTTCATTGGCGAATGGTTCGAGGCGGCTACGGTGTCTTTTTTGTTCGCTCTGTCGCTTGCACTTGAAGGTTGGAGCGTGGGCCGTGCGCGTCGGGCCATTGCCGCCCTCATGCAAATGACCCCGCCCCAGGCCCGAGTTGTTGGCGATGATGGAACCGAGACCATGATCGCCGTGGAATCCGTTCCTGTCGGAAGCCGTCTGCTGGTAAAACCGGGCGAACGGATTCCCCTAGATGGAACGGTCTTCACCGGTCAGACAGCCATCAACCAAGCCCCGATTACCGGCGAATCGATGCCGGTATCCAAAACGGTCGGGGACGAGGTGTTTGCCGGGACCATCAATCAAGATGGCGCAATCGAGATCATTGCCAGCAAAACAGCCGGAGAAACCACGCTCGCCCACATCATTCAGTTGGTTCAGGAAGCACAGAGCAAACGGTCGCCGAGTGAGCAATGGGTGGAGAAGTTTGCCCGTTACTATACGCCTGCCGTGATGAGTCTGGCTATCGCCGTAGCTCTGATTCCGCCGCTAATGGGCGGTTCCTGGTCGCAATGGTTCTATGAGGGGCTTGTCTTGTTGGTCATCGCCTGTCCTTGTGCGCTCGTCATTTCCACGCCGGTCAGCATCGTCGCCAGCCTAGCGGCGGCGGCTAAGCATGGCGTACTGATTAAGGGTGGCATGTACGTCGAATTACCGGCACGGATAAGAGCCATTGCCCTCGACAAAACCGGAACGCTCACCGAGGGCCGACCAGAGGTTACTCGAATCATTCCCCTCTCGGGCCACAACGAGGCCGAATTGCTCCGCATCGCTGCCGCCATCGAACTCCGATCCGAGCATCCTTTAGCCAAAGCCGTGGTACGACACGCGGCCAAGCTTGGCATCAACCCCGAAGCCGTGGACACCTATCAGGCAGTGAAGGGCAAAGGGGCGACGGCCAGTATGAGCGGTCGCGCCGTCTGGATTGGTTCCCATCGCTACCTGGAGGAACGTGGTGAAGAGACGGCCGAAATGCACCAATGGATGGAAGAAATATCCGCCGATGGCAACAGCGTCGTCGTCGTGGGTGAAGATGGGCACGTATGCGGGATAATCGCCTTGGCCGACCGTGTACGGCAAAACGCCCGGACGGCCATTCTCGATATGAAAGCTGCTGGAATTGGACACGTCGTAATGCTTACCGGCGACAATCGTCCTACGGCACAGGCGATTGCCCGGATCACCGCTATGGACGAATTCCACGCAGAGTTGCTTCCTCAAGACAAGATCGCCGCAATCGACGACCTAGTACGTGAGCATGGCATCGTGGGGATGGTAGGCGATGGCGTCAACGACGCTCCCGCTCTAGCGCGAGCCAATCTCGGCATTGCAATGGGGGCCGTGGGGACTGATGCTGCAATGGAAACGGCTGACATCGTGTTGATGACAGACGATCTTTCCCGCTTGCCTTGGTTGGTACGTCATTCTCGGCGGACTCTGAGAATTATCCGGCAAAACATCTTTGCTTCGCTGACCGTCAAGGCGATGTTTGTTGTCTTGACACTATTCGGTCATGCTTCGCTCTGGGCGGCTATTGCTGCCGACATGGGGATTTCCTTGTTAGTCGTCTTTAATGCCCTACGACTTTTGAGGGGTTAA